In the Magnolia sinica isolate HGM2019 chromosome 15, MsV1, whole genome shotgun sequence genome, one interval contains:
- the LOC131227749 gene encoding extensin-like, producing MDLLLPILYLSFVLLLSPPVSAWHWHWHTYKHPPIPWHPPYWTPFYHYKTPPPTIHTYPSPPPPVYAYKSPPPPVYKYKSPPPPPHLHKPKPPPSPVYTYKSPPPPVYKSPPLPIYKYKSPPPPKYKYALPPPPPSRVCKPPSIPVYKYKSPPPPTHKYQSPPRPVYKYKSPPPPVHKYESPLRPIYKYKSPPPPPPTSKYKSPPPPMHKAPPVPIYKYKSPPPPVYKYKFPPPPFHKSPPIPVYKYKSPPPPLHKSPPIPVYKYKSPPPPVHKSPPPPLHKSPPIPVYKYKSPPPPVHKSPPIPIYKYKSPPPPVHNSPPIPVYKYNSPPPPVHNSPPIPVYKYKSPPPPIHKSPPLPLYKSPPPPACNYKSPPPPFHVYKYKSPPPPIYKYKSPPPPPPHVYKYKSPPPQQHKKKFPPPPYHPHPVYRYSSPPPPC from the coding sequence ATGGACCTTTTACTACCCATTCTCTAcctctcctttgtccttctcctcTCTCCTCCAGTTTCTGCATGGCATTGGCATTGGCATACGTACAAACACCCTCCTATACCATGGCACCCTCCGTACTGGACACCTTTCTACCACTACAAAACACCCCCACCAACTATACATACGTATCCATCCCCTCCACCACCCGTATATGCGTATAAATCACCACCACCACCCGTATACAAGTACAAATCACCGCCCCCGCCACCCCATCTACACAAACCCAAGCCGCCCCCATCTCCCGTATATACATACAAATCTCCACCCCCGCCCGTATACAAATCCCCGCCATTGCCCATATACAAATACAAATCTCCTCCACCACCCAAATACAAATACGCATTGCCACCACCTCCACCTTCACGTGTATGTAAACCTCCATCAATACCCGTATACAAATACAAGTCTCCACCGCCACCCACACACAAATACCAGTCTCCACCTCGGCCTGTATACAAATACAAGTCTCCACCACCACCAGTGCATAAATACGAATCTCCTCTACGACCTATATACAAATACAAGTCACCACCGCCGCCTCCACCCACATCCAAATACAAGTCTCCGCCGCCACCCATGCACAAGGCTCCGCCGGTACCTATATACAAATACAAGTCACCACCACCGCCCGTATACAAATACAAGTTTCCTCCACCACCCTTTCACAAATCTCCTCCCATACCTGTATACAAATACAAGTCTCCTCCACCACCCTTGCACAAATCTCCTCCCATACCTGTATACAAATACAAGTCTCCTCCACCACCCGTACACAAGTCTCCTCCACCACCCTTACACAAATCTCCTCCCATACCTGTATACAAATACAAGTCTCCTCCACCACCTGTGCACAAGTCTCCTCCCATACCTATATACAAATACAAGTCTCCTCCACCACCCGTACACAACTCTCCTCCTATACCTGTATACAAATACAATTCTCCTCCACCACCCGTACACAACTCTCCTCCTATACCTGTATACAAATACAAGTCTCCTCCACCACCCATACACAAGTCTCCTCCCCTACCCCTATACAAGTCTCCACCACCACCTGCATGCAATTACAAGTCACCGCCTCCACCCTTCCACGTATACAAATACAAATCCCCGCCACCACCTATATACAAATACAAATCGCCTCCTCCGCCGCCCCCTCATGTATACAAGTATAAGTCGCCACCGCCACAACAACACAAGAAGAAGTTTCCACCGCCGCCATATCATCCCCACCCGGTCTACCGTTATAGTTCTCCGCCGCCGCCATGTTAG